In a genomic window of Methanocorpusculum vombati:
- a CDS encoding peptidylprolyl isomerase — protein sequence MAEKMLIFIAVPVHLVLMTRVKLETTLGDIVIELRDDMPVTAGNFADLVGKGFYDGVIFHRVIDGFMIQGGDPTGTGRGGPGYTIKDEFMPDNKNNRGTISMANAGPNTGGSQFFINLVNNNYLDKAHPAFGTVVEGMEVVDAIGKVKTDFGDKPLEKVAIKKATLL from the coding sequence ATGGCTGAAAAAATGCTCATATTTATTGCCGTTCCGGTACACCTTGTACTCATGACAAGAGTAAAACTGGAGACAACGCTTGGTGACATCGTCATTGAACTGCGCGACGACATGCCCGTAACTGCAGGCAATTTTGCCGACCTCGTCGGCAAAGGATTCTATGACGGTGTCATCTTCCACCGGGTAATTGACGGATTTATGATCCAGGGCGGCGACCCGACCGGCACCGGTCGCGGCGGACCTGGCTACACCATCAAGGATGAGTTTATGCCCGACAATAAAAACAACCGCGGCACTATCTCCATGGCAAACGCCGGCCCGAACACGGGCGGCAGTCAGTTCTTCATCAACCTCGTCAACAACAACTACCTTGACAAGGCACATCCGGCGTTCGGCACGGTTGTTGAGGGCATGGAAGTTGTTGACGCCATTGGCAAGGTGAAGACGGACTTTGGGGATAAGCCGCTGGAGAAGGTTGCCATCAAGAAGGCAACCCTTCTCTAA
- a CDS encoding SAM-dependent methyltransferase — MHYPKSTTYDAQLVNENLMGPNSLKMLEELTCGMDLKPGMKVLDLGCGKGLTSIFLAKEFGVTVYATDLWIGATENYERFKDLGLADRIIPIHADGNDLPFAHNYFDTIISVDAYYYFGREAGFMDAKLAPFVKRGGTIALAFPGFKEEIHAHLPDEILLSWTAEDMETLHSCDWWRSLLARSKMIRIEAIREMEGFDECWNDWLNCGNEYAVNDRPAMEAGAGKYMNLISVLATRTAD; from the coding sequence ATGCACTATCCCAAAAGCACAACATACGACGCACAACTGGTAAACGAAAATCTGATGGGGCCCAACTCCCTGAAAATGCTGGAAGAGCTGACCTGCGGCATGGACCTGAAGCCCGGCATGAAGGTGCTGGACCTCGGCTGCGGCAAAGGTCTCACCTCCATCTTTCTGGCAAAGGAGTTTGGCGTAACCGTGTATGCAACCGATCTCTGGATCGGTGCAACCGAGAACTACGAGCGCTTCAAAGACCTCGGACTTGCGGACCGGATCATCCCCATCCATGCGGACGGCAATGATCTGCCCTTTGCGCACAACTACTTCGACACCATCATCAGTGTCGATGCATACTACTACTTCGGCAGGGAGGCAGGATTCATGGATGCAAAACTCGCACCGTTTGTGAAACGGGGCGGCACCATTGCACTGGCTTTCCCGGGATTCAAAGAGGAGATTCATGCACATCTCCCGGACGAAATTCTGCTGTCATGGACGGCAGAAGATATGGAAACCCTGCACAGCTGCGACTGGTGGCGGAGTCTGCTTGCCCGGTCAAAGATGATTCGGATCGAGGCAATCCGTGAGATGGAAGGCTTTGATGAGTGCTGGAATGACTGGCTGAACTGCGGCAATGAATATGCCGTCAATGACCGGCCTGCCATGGAAGCTGGCGCAGGAAAGTACATGAACCTGATCTCCGTTCTCGCCACAAGAACAGCAGACTAA
- a CDS encoding GyrI-like domain-containing protein → MTGKHEWRKEDKALYLPKTEPELITIPAQKFFQVSGTGNPNTSPAFAENIGILYALSYAVRMMPKQGYTPEGFEPYTVYPLEGVWGLVDPATGIEDKNNFSYTLMIRQPGFVTEEIAGRAADAVRKKKPDVAVDKAVFGEMEDGLSVQMMHTGPYDDEPASFARMAQFLSEQNLERRTLLHREIYLSDARRTSPEKQKTVLRWTVRQIPE, encoded by the coding sequence ATGACAGGTAAACACGAGTGGCGCAAAGAGGACAAAGCCCTCTACCTTCCAAAGACAGAACCCGAACTCATAACAATCCCTGCGCAGAAGTTTTTCCAGGTCTCCGGTACCGGAAACCCGAATACCAGTCCCGCATTCGCCGAAAACATCGGCATTCTCTATGCACTGTCCTATGCGGTACGCATGATGCCAAAACAGGGTTATACACCCGAAGGGTTTGAACCCTACACCGTCTATCCGCTGGAGGGTGTCTGGGGTCTTGTGGATCCGGCAACCGGCATCGAAGACAAGAACAACTTTTCCTACACGCTGATGATCCGCCAGCCCGGGTTTGTAACCGAAGAAATTGCCGGACGGGCGGCTGATGCGGTACGGAAAAAGAAGCCGGATGTTGCCGTGGATAAGGCAGTGTTCGGTGAGATGGAGGACGGGCTGTCGGTGCAGATGATGCACACCGGCCCCTACGATGACGAACCGGCGAGTTTTGCACGGATGGCACAGTTCCTTTCCGAACAGAATCTGGAACGGAGAACGCTTCTGCACCGCGAGATTTACCTCTCGGATGCACGGCGGACGTCACCGGAAAAACAAAAAACGGTACTTCGCTGGACAGTCCGGCAGATACCGGAGTGA
- a CDS encoding acyl-CoA thioesterase: protein MRLATEIQIDWDDLDAFGHVNNLAILRYVQTSRIRVCEEAGLMKGSTRPDHGPILAATGCRYLRPLYYPGVVRVESVVTGIKHTSFLMQHTIFDDAGHTAATAEDVLVYFDYLHEEKMPVPDALRARLSA from the coding sequence ATGCGCCTTGCAACAGAAATTCAAATCGACTGGGACGATCTTGATGCCTTCGGGCATGTAAACAACCTCGCGATTCTCCGATATGTGCAGACCTCCCGCATCCGTGTCTGCGAGGAGGCAGGGCTGATGAAGGGAAGCACCCGCCCCGACCACGGCCCGATTCTTGCTGCAACCGGCTGCCGGTATCTGCGTCCGCTCTACTACCCGGGGGTCGTGCGGGTGGAGTCGGTGGTTACCGGGATCAAACACACGAGTTTTCTGATGCAGCATACGATCTTTGATGATGCGGGACATACTGCCGCAACAGCAGAGGATGTGCTGGTGTACTTCGACTACCTGCACGAGGAGAAGATGCCGGTTCCGGATGCACTTCGCGCCCGGTTATCTGCATGA
- a CDS encoding TIGR04083 family peptide-modifying radical SAM enzyme — MKNPFHVMIIPTLGCPGQCKYCWSSDVNSPKMTAETAEAIVRWLEPLRDQRVTFTFHGGEPLLAGPEFYRTVLPLITSRLAHLSPEFAMQTNLWLMTDELAEILAAYQVPLGSSIDGPETLTNYQRGDEYFARTMAGYRIATAHGLLVRFICTFTNSSVAQKEEIVSFFREQGWVMKLHPALPSLKGDNPNAWTLSPEEYGELLVYLLDEALLHADEFEIMNINDLCRCVFTRSGSVCTYADCMGTTFAVGPDGAIYPCYRFVGMPEWVMGTVYDAPSIDELMASPAGQRMLAYKDHVDTACRACAHIAYCRGGCPYNALAGTSEQVEGVDPHCTAYKRIFDEITSRMEAEMAAGTAAAAPAARMSRVRRKAKPGVMTLVKKIVEQ; from the coding sequence ATGAAAAATCCCTTCCATGTGATGATCATTCCGACGCTCGGCTGTCCCGGACAGTGCAAATACTGCTGGAGTTCGGATGTGAACTCGCCGAAGATGACCGCAGAAACCGCTGAGGCGATCGTCCGGTGGCTGGAGCCGCTGCGGGATCAGCGGGTGACCTTCACCTTTCACGGCGGTGAGCCGCTGCTTGCGGGTCCTGAGTTCTACCGGACCGTCCTGCCGCTGATCACATCCCGCCTCGCACATCTGTCTCCGGAGTTTGCGATGCAGACGAATCTCTGGCTGATGACCGATGAACTTGCGGAGATTCTTGCCGCGTATCAGGTGCCGCTCGGCTCTTCCATTGACGGGCCGGAGACACTGACCAACTATCAGCGCGGCGACGAGTATTTTGCGCGAACCATGGCCGGATACCGCATTGCGACCGCCCACGGACTTCTCGTCCGGTTCATCTGTACCTTCACCAACTCCTCGGTTGCGCAGAAGGAGGAGATTGTCAGCTTCTTCCGCGAGCAGGGATGGGTCATGAAGCTGCATCCCGCACTGCCGTCCCTGAAAGGTGACAACCCGAACGCGTGGACCCTCTCCCCGGAAGAGTACGGGGAGCTCCTTGTCTATCTGCTGGATGAAGCCCTTCTGCACGCGGACGAGTTTGAGATCATGAACATCAATGATCTCTGCCGGTGCGTGTTTACGCGGAGCGGAAGTGTGTGTACGTATGCGGACTGTATGGGAACAACGTTCGCCGTGGGCCCTGACGGGGCAATCTATCCCTGTTACCGGTTTGTGGGAATGCCTGAGTGGGTGATGGGAACGGTATATGACGCGCCGTCCATTGATGAGCTGATGGCATCCCCTGCCGGACAGCGGATGCTTGCCTATAAGGATCATGTGGATACGGCCTGCCGTGCCTGTGCCCACATTGCCTACTGTCGCGGCGGCTGTCCGTACAACGCTCTTGCCGGAACGTCGGAGCAGGTGGAAGGTGTCGATCCGCACTGCACCGCATACAAGCGCATCTTTGATGAGATAACGTCCCGGATGGAGGCCGAGATGGCCGCAGGAACAGCCGCGGCCGCTCCTGCGGCACGCATGTCGCGGGTCCGGCGGAAGGCAAAACCGGGTGTGATGACCCTCGTCAAAAAGATTGTGGAGCAGTAA
- the hcp gene encoding hydroxylamine reductase: MYCQQCQESRTPACTLGGACGKKKTVAGAQDRVLYSLSALAFRAKAADTSLEPCVLEALFATLTNVNFDEVRFGEYLSCITAHYNALPPAAGEPAFDAPAGLDTLSDVNTRSLFSLLLFGVKGLAAYYSHALVLGKSDDTVLPFIRDALASRFENLTIDQRTALVLDCGRHGVTVLALLDAANQTYGVPEITRVSTSTGVRPGILVTGHDLKDLALLLEATKNEGIDIYTHGEMLPAHAYPAFKKYPHLRGNYGGSWAEQVTDFAKFNGPVLFTTNCLVPPAPAYADKVFTTGAVGFPNCPHIDAGPDGSKDFSTLIAFARTCRPPEELGRPDLLTGCAHDAVLALAPKVIDLIKGGKIRRFVVMAGCDGRDKRRSYYTEFAKALPRDTIILTAGCAKYRYNALALGDIDGIPRVLDAGQCNDSYSLVVVALALADAFGCGVNDLPISYNIAWYEQKAVLVLLALLHLGVKNIMLGPSLPEFVSPDVLNVLVTTFGLQPSSTVAEDLVKLSCI; this comes from the coding sequence ATGTACTGTCAACAATGCCAGGAATCAAGAACGCCCGCCTGTACCCTTGGCGGAGCCTGCGGAAAGAAGAAAACCGTTGCCGGGGCGCAGGACCGTGTGCTCTACTCCCTCTCGGCCCTTGCCTTCCGCGCAAAAGCCGCAGACACCAGCCTTGAACCGTGTGTTCTGGAAGCACTGTTTGCAACGCTGACCAACGTCAACTTCGATGAAGTACGGTTTGGGGAATACCTCTCCTGCATCACCGCCCATTACAACGCCCTGCCTCCTGCAGCAGGTGAGCCTGCCTTCGACGCACCCGCGGGTCTTGATACTCTCAGTGATGTGAACACCCGTTCGCTGTTCTCCCTGCTGCTGTTCGGCGTGAAGGGTCTTGCCGCCTACTACTCCCATGCGCTGGTCCTGGGAAAAAGCGATGACACCGTTCTCCCGTTCATCCGCGATGCCCTCGCCTCACGGTTTGAGAACCTCACCATCGATCAGCGTACCGCGCTGGTTCTGGACTGCGGCAGACACGGTGTTACGGTGCTCGCCCTTCTTGATGCTGCGAACCAGACCTATGGTGTTCCGGAGATCACACGCGTCTCCACGAGTACGGGCGTTCGTCCCGGCATTCTCGTGACCGGCCATGATCTCAAAGACCTTGCCCTGCTGCTTGAGGCAACGAAGAACGAAGGAATTGACATCTACACACACGGAGAGATGCTGCCGGCCCATGCGTATCCGGCATTCAAGAAGTATCCGCACCTTCGCGGAAACTATGGCGGTTCGTGGGCGGAACAGGTGACGGACTTTGCAAAGTTCAACGGCCCGGTTCTCTTCACCACCAACTGTCTTGTACCGCCGGCACCTGCCTACGCAGACAAAGTCTTCACCACCGGTGCAGTCGGCTTCCCGAACTGTCCCCACATCGATGCAGGGCCGGACGGAAGCAAAGACTTCTCCACACTCATCGCCTTTGCCAGGACCTGCCGCCCTCCGGAGGAACTGGGCCGTCCCGATCTCCTGACCGGCTGCGCCCATGATGCGGTTCTTGCCCTCGCCCCCAAGGTCATCGACCTGATCAAGGGCGGAAAGATCCGGAGATTTGTTGTCATGGCGGGATGTGACGGCCGCGACAAGCGCCGCAGCTACTACACCGAGTTTGCAAAGGCTCTTCCCCGCGACACCATCATCCTCACCGCAGGCTGTGCCAAGTACCGCTACAATGCTCTTGCGCTCGGCGACATCGACGGTATCCCCCGCGTGCTGGACGCCGGTCAGTGCAACGACTCCTACAGTCTTGTGGTCGTGGCCCTCGCCCTTGCGGATGCCTTCGGCTGCGGTGTCAATGACCTCCCCATCTCCTATAACATCGCCTGGTATGAGCAGAAGGCCGTCCTTGTCCTGCTTGCCCTGCTGCACCTCGGCGTGAAGAATATCATGCTTGGTCCCTCACTGCCGGAGTTTGTCTCACCGGACGTCCTGAACGTTCTGGTGACAACATTCGGTCTTCAGCCGAGCTCAACGGTTGCAGAGGATCTGGTAAAACTGTCCTGCATCTGA